In one window of Desulfobacterales bacterium DNA:
- a CDS encoding transcriptional repressor: protein MKYIHRQEHEQFKKLFTHEHTDNIEDRFKVLEAFLQTEQHVTSTELVQILNDRGHPLEPGLVRETLKLMCRYGFAQKNRFRNGEVRYEHRHLGQHHDHMVCTKCRGIFEFKNEQLEDLQVKIAATYGFHMLQHKMEIYGICAACLKERVRVLPLDTAKQGEKLIIKDILGGAGVRMRLLTMGLRQGDQIDIVTNISKGQLVVAVEGKRFVLGRGLSQKILVQPAEKNIG, encoded by the coding sequence ATGAAATACATCCACCGCCAGGAACATGAACAGTTCAAAAAGCTTTTTACCCATGAACATACGGATAACATTGAAGATAGATTCAAAGTCCTTGAGGCCTTCCTTCAAACCGAACAGCATGTGACCAGCACTGAACTCGTTCAAATCCTGAATGATAGAGGCCACCCGTTGGAACCGGGGCTTGTACGCGAAACCCTCAAACTGATGTGCCGTTATGGATTTGCCCAGAAAAACCGATTTCGCAACGGGGAAGTGCGCTATGAGCATCGGCATCTCGGCCAGCACCATGATCATATGGTCTGCACCAAATGTCGGGGTATCTTCGAATTTAAAAATGAACAACTGGAGGATCTGCAGGTAAAAATTGCCGCAACGTATGGCTTTCATATGCTGCAGCATAAAATGGAAATATACGGAATTTGTGCCGCGTGTCTGAAAGAACGTGTTCGGGTATTGCCCCTTGACACAGCCAAACAGGGAGAAAAGCTGATCATAAAAGACATTTTGGGTGGAGCCGGCGTCCGCATGCGATTGTTGACCATGGGGCTGCGCCAGGGCGATCAAATAGACATCGTTACCAACATCAGCAAGGGTCAGCTTGTGGTTGCAGTTGAGGGTAAACGCTTTGTTCTCGGGCGCGGGCTGTCACAGAAGATACTGGTTCAACCGGCCGAAAAGAACATCGGATAG
- the recN gene encoding DNA repair protein RecN translates to MLQELSIRNFAIIDDLHIHFSDGLTVLSGETGAGKSVIINAVNLLLGTRASAGLIRSGSETAELEALFVFSPDSQMNAILSEHGYDTADSLLVRRIISRNERHRIYINDRLATIQLLNTLTENLASISGQHAHQGLLKEDQQLLILDRFGGLLPLRAEVYACYQEILPAIAKLNKLNLKKNRQDEHIELLKFQKKEISDAAVVPDEDKSLEQEKIRLKNSETLYQVVFDGIEALYSGQGAVIEHLAAVKKQLDKAGQLDPELLPAAKGMNDVSFQIEDLVENLRGYLKTIYFDENRLEEVESRLDKLQKLKRKYGGTLESVISHLENIHYELSEIENLSKKIKTTKADIGRLHEKLAGLSRQLSQKRGGASLKLAKMVEKELGFLKMGHTRFEVSFRKTAKDAHTDPNLTLADAVMGETGIDRITLMIAPNVGEELKPLANIASGGELSRVVLALKAILAGTDSVETIIFDEVDAGIGGGVAEVVGKKLADLARFHQVVCITHLPQIAKFGKHHFRISKQVSGGRTVTMIQPLDKNDRIKEIARMLGGATITKTALEHASEMLQDR, encoded by the coding sequence ATGCTTCAAGAACTCAGCATACGCAACTTTGCCATCATTGACGATCTGCACATCCATTTTTCAGATGGCCTGACCGTACTGAGCGGCGAAACCGGGGCCGGAAAATCAGTAATCATCAATGCCGTCAATTTGTTGCTGGGAACCAGAGCTTCCGCCGGCCTGATTCGATCCGGGTCTGAAACCGCCGAGCTTGAAGCTTTATTTGTTTTCTCTCCCGACAGTCAAATGAATGCCATTCTATCCGAGCATGGTTACGATACCGCCGACAGCCTGCTGGTCCGGCGAATTATTTCCCGTAATGAGCGTCACCGCATCTATATCAATGACCGTCTGGCCACTATCCAGCTGCTCAACACGCTAACCGAAAATCTTGCCAGTATCTCCGGCCAGCATGCCCATCAAGGGCTTTTAAAAGAAGACCAGCAGCTGTTGATCCTTGACCGGTTCGGCGGCCTTCTCCCACTGCGGGCTGAGGTTTATGCCTGCTATCAGGAGATCCTGCCGGCCATTGCAAAACTGAACAAACTGAATCTGAAAAAAAATCGTCAGGATGAACATATTGAACTGTTGAAATTTCAAAAAAAAGAGATCAGCGATGCCGCTGTTGTTCCGGATGAAGACAAGTCTCTTGAACAGGAAAAAATTCGCCTTAAAAACAGCGAAACGCTCTACCAGGTTGTTTTTGACGGCATCGAGGCGCTATACAGCGGCCAGGGCGCCGTGATCGAACATCTTGCGGCCGTGAAAAAACAGCTGGATAAAGCCGGCCAGCTCGACCCGGAGCTGCTGCCGGCTGCAAAGGGAATGAATGACGTTTCCTTCCAGATAGAAGACCTTGTGGAAAACCTTCGCGGCTATCTGAAAACCATATACTTTGATGAAAACCGACTCGAAGAAGTCGAATCCCGCCTGGACAAACTCCAAAAACTAAAACGAAAATATGGAGGGACCCTCGAAAGCGTAATTTCTCATCTTGAAAATATTCATTATGAGTTGTCCGAAATAGAAAATCTATCGAAAAAAATTAAAACAACAAAAGCGGACATCGGCCGCTTGCACGAAAAACTGGCCGGGCTGTCCCGTCAACTTTCTCAAAAAAGAGGGGGGGCCTCTCTAAAATTAGCTAAAATGGTGGAAAAGGAACTTGGCTTTCTAAAAATGGGTCACACCCGGTTTGAGGTGTCTTTTCGAAAAACAGCAAAAGATGCCCATACGGATCCGAACCTCACCCTAGCGGACGCTGTTATGGGCGAAACCGGTATCGACCGGATTACCCTGATGATTGCCCCCAATGTGGGCGAGGAACTCAAACCCCTTGCCAATATTGCTTCCGGGGGTGAACTGTCCAGGGTGGTGCTGGCCCTTAAAGCCATTCTGGCGGGAACGGATTCGGTCGAAACGATCATCTTCGACGAGGTTGATGCCGGCATCGGCGGCGGCGTGGCGGAGGTTGTCGGAAAAAAACTGGCGGACCTGGCCCGTTTTCACCAGGTCGTCTGCATCACCCACTTGCCCCAGATCGCTAAATTCGGAAAGCATCATTTCAGGATATCAAAGCAGGTTTCCGGCGGTAGAACCGTGACAATGATCCAGCCCCTTGACAAAAATGACCGCATCAAAGAAATTGCCCGGATGCTGGGTGGTGCAACGATCACAAAAACCGCGCTTGAACATGCCAGCGAAATGCTGCAAGACCGATAA
- a CDS encoding zinc ribbon domain-containing protein — translation MPIYEFKCLKCNDIFELLLIKKSRSLKLQCPKCDSDNLERVLSTTGYTIGSGSGQRSGATSQARTCPGGSCTTYDIPGPGK, via the coding sequence ATGCCGATATATGAATTTAAATGTTTAAAATGCAACGATATTTTTGAATTGCTGCTGATAAAAAAAAGTCGATCGCTTAAACTTCAGTGCCCCAAATGCGACTCCGATAACCTTGAGCGGGTTCTTAGCACAACCGGTTACACCATCGGCAGTGGTTCCGGGCAGCGTTCAGGCGCGACTTCCCAGGCCAGAACCTGCCCCGGCGGCTCCTGCACAACCTATGATATCCCTGGACCAGGCAAGTAG
- a CDS encoding FeoA family protein yields the protein MQLSELKEGQTGKVLHVGGISALRRRILEMGITKGAELYIEKYAPLKDPVELIVKGYHVSLRVEEAAQITVEQVK from the coding sequence ATGCAACTGAGTGAATTGAAAGAGGGTCAGACCGGAAAGGTCCTGCACGTCGGCGGCATCAGCGCATTGCGCCGCCGAATTCTTGAAATGGGAATTACCAAAGGAGCCGAGCTGTATATTGAAAAATACGCTCCCTTGAAAGACCCGGTGGAATTGATCGTAAAAGGCTATCATGTTTCCCTGCGGGTCGAAGAAGCGGCCCAGATAACGGTCGAGCAGGTAAAATAG
- a CDS encoding porin, which yields MCRPNRSMPGPFEKMQRLIEQQQSQLDAQAKAIEDMKKQLQALSKAGQPSTATAEKLPSLQNIVKPGSDKVEVQLYGQVNRGVMYADDGNDSDFYHVDNDTSSTRLGINAKTRTGGDLEVGARFEVQYESNSSASVSQTSNSTGPDNFTQRHLDLFIESKRFGKLSIGQGNTASNETSEVDLSGTALVGYSDISTVGGGILFFDKTANSLSDTDIGDVFNNMDGLSRRDRLRYDTPEFFGFVLSGSAIENNAEDIALWYNRKFSGFKLAGAAAYANPGNTSLDNQLDGSVSILLDGGFNATFAAGNQYMRASGQDDATFYYAKIGFVRKYFDIGPTALSVDYGRYNDVDRNDDEADAIGFQFVQNLTDWRTELYMGYRHASLDRTGNDFEDINVVLGGGRIKF from the coding sequence GTGTGCAGGCCCAACCGGTCGATGCCCGGACCCTTTGAAAAGATGCAGCGTCTGATCGAGCAGCAGCAATCCCAGCTGGATGCCCAGGCCAAGGCGATTGAAGACATGAAAAAACAGCTCCAGGCCCTTTCCAAGGCGGGGCAGCCTTCAACGGCAACCGCTGAAAAACTTCCGTCCCTGCAAAACATTGTAAAACCCGGCAGCGACAAGGTGGAGGTGCAGTTATACGGCCAGGTAAACCGGGGTGTCATGTATGCGGACGACGGCAATGACAGCGATTTTTACCATGTGGACAACGATACATCCTCCACCCGGCTGGGTATAAATGCCAAAACCCGAACCGGCGGCGATCTGGAAGTCGGCGCGCGCTTCGAGGTCCAGTACGAATCGAACTCTTCGGCTTCGGTCAGCCAGACAAGCAATTCGACCGGTCCCGATAATTTTACCCAGCGGCACCTCGATTTATTTATAGAATCAAAGCGCTTCGGCAAACTGTCAATCGGCCAAGGGAACACTGCCTCCAATGAAACCTCTGAAGTGGATCTGTCTGGAACAGCCCTTGTAGGCTATTCTGATATCAGTACCGTGGGGGGCGGCATATTATTCTTTGATAAGACCGCCAACAGCCTGTCAGACACGGACATCGGAGATGTTTTCAATAACATGGACGGACTCAGCCGTAGGGACCGCCTGCGCTATGACACCCCCGAATTTTTCGGCTTTGTCTTGTCGGGATCGGCTATTGAAAATAATGCCGAGGATATTGCCCTCTGGTATAACCGGAAATTTTCGGGATTTAAACTTGCCGGCGCGGCTGCCTATGCCAATCCGGGCAATACATCGTTGGACAATCAGTTGGATGGATCCGTCTCCATTCTGCTGGACGGTGGCTTTAATGCCACCTTTGCCGCCGGCAATCAATACATGCGGGCATCCGGTCAGGATGACGCGACCTTTTACTACGCAAAAATAGGGTTTGTCCGGAAGTATTTTGATATCGGTCCCACGGCGCTTTCGGTGGATTATGGCCGTTACAACGACGTGGACAGGAATGACGATGAGGCTGACGCCATCGGGTTTCAGTTTGTGCAGAACCTGACGGATTGGCGCACGGAGCTGTATATGGGTTACCGCCACGCCAGTCTCGACCGGACAGGTAATGACTTTGAAGATATCAATGTTGTTCTGGGGGGCGGGAGAATCAAATTCTAG
- a CDS encoding potassium channel protein gives MHIKKRLLFALLAVFFVVLAGSLGYFILLGGKPRFMDCIYMTVISLTTVGYGEILEIRGNIPVEIFTMILITFGMGIILYGISSLTAMIIEGELSGVLRKNKMEKQIAKLSNHYVVCGGGETGRHVVTELLKNREQVVLIEQSEENIERCKSIGDLLYIKGDATDDQNLLTAGIEKASGIVITLPSDKDSLYVTMTARMLNKQARIISRMIDPSLEPKLRKAGANQVVSPNYIGGLRMASEMLRPTVVSFLDSMLRSSQGNLRIHQITVTENSTVEGKKLSTCALNDKYNLLVLGARQDMGEIEFNPSPEQQLEKGMTLIVMGDVDDIARARKIF, from the coding sequence ATGCATATTAAGAAACGTCTCCTTTTTGCGCTGCTGGCCGTTTTTTTCGTGGTTCTGGCGGGAAGTCTCGGCTACTTTATCCTCCTTGGCGGCAAACCCAGGTTTATGGACTGTATCTATATGACGGTAATTTCTTTGACGACGGTCGGATATGGAGAAATTCTTGAAATCAGAGGAAATATCCCCGTTGAAATATTTACCATGATCCTTATCACCTTCGGAATGGGGATTATTCTTTATGGAATAAGCTCGTTAACAGCCATGATCATTGAAGGAGAGCTATCAGGGGTCTTGAGGAAAAACAAAATGGAAAAACAGATCGCAAAACTCAGTAACCATTATGTTGTCTGCGGCGGTGGCGAGACCGGTCGCCATGTTGTGACGGAGCTGCTGAAAAATAGAGAACAGGTTGTCCTCATCGAACAAAGTGAAGAAAATATTGAACGCTGTAAAAGCATCGGAGATTTACTCTATATCAAAGGGGATGCCACCGATGACCAGAATCTGTTGACAGCCGGCATCGAAAAGGCCTCCGGAATTGTGATTACGCTTCCCTCTGATAAAGACAGCCTTTATGTCACCATGACCGCCAGAATGCTGAATAAGCAGGCACGCATCATCAGCCGGATGATCGATCCCAGTTTAGAGCCCAAGCTCAGAAAAGCAGGCGCAAACCAGGTGGTTTCACCCAACTACATCGGCGGTCTGCGCATGGCTTCTGAAATGCTTCGCCCTACCGTTGTCAGCTTTCTTGACAGCATGCTGCGAAGCAGCCAGGGCAACCTACGGATACACCAGATTACCGTTACTGAAAACTCCACCGTAGAAGGCAAAAAACTGAGCACTTGCGCCTTGAATGATAAATACAATCTCCTTGTCCTGGGCGCCAGACAAGACATGGGTGAAATAGAATTTAATCCTTCCCCCGAACAGCAGCTTGAAAAGGGGATGACGCTCATCGTCATGGGCGACGTCGACGATATTGCCAGAGCCAGAAAAATCTTCTAA